Sequence from the Sphingomonas koreensis genome:
CATTGCCACCTGCTTGGTCTTTGCCGATTTGAATCCCATGCGCGAGCGCCAGCGCGTGCCGGGCGTCTCGAACCACAGGAGCTCAGGGTCTTCCGGCGCGCCATGCGTGAAGCGGAAGTGCATCGAATCTGCCGCATTCTCCTGGATGAGCTGCGGGTGGATCGGCTCGGAGGGCTTGTCGACCACGGCTTGCGGATAGCAGGGATAATAGTCCGCCTCGCTTCCCGGCAGATCGAAATCGGCGAACAAGTCGGGTAGCTCCCAGCCCTCGCGCGGCGGTCCGCCGGCCGGATCGTGCCACATGAAGATCAACCCGTGCCGCTCGATGACGTGGCGGGTGCGCAACCTCGCGCCGGTCGGCTTGTCTTGATAAGGGATTTCGGCATTCCGGCCGTCTTTGTCCCACATCCAGCCATGATAGGGGCAGACGACGCAGCCATTCTTCACCTTGCCGCCATAGCCGAGATGCGCACCCAGATGCTTGCAGTGCGCATCCATGACAGCGAGGTCGCCGGCCTGATCGCGAAACGCCACCATGTCGGCGCCGAAATAGCGCATCGGAACCACGCCGCCCGGGGCGATCTGCGCGCTCCAGCCGATCTGGAACCAGCCTGTCGGTTTCATGCTCAGTTTCAGCATCGATCGTCCTTCGGTGTTGCTGTCGTCAAAGGGTCTCGACAAAGGGGGTCGGCGAATTGCCAGCCTCGCCTTCGTAGAAGCGTTCGCTCCAGTTGCGCAGCATCGTGTAGCCCTTGATATCCTGCTGGGCGTAGACGGGGCGCTGGACGAAAATCTGATGCCGCCAGATGCGGGCATCCTCTTCGAACAACTCTGCGGTATGGGCGGCGAAGTCGCGCAACTTGAGCGGCATCGTGTCGGGCGATGCCGGATCGCGGGGCAGAAAGTAGCTGACCCGGAAATGGGCCGTTTCGTCGTCGATCGGCGTCGCGGTGAGGATCAGTCGATAATGGACATTGTCGCCGTCGAAAAAAGTGAATGAGAGGCCGACATTGGGTTTGATGCCCCGGTTGAACAGGGCGAACTCGCCGGTCTTCGGCGACTTGAACGCCATGGTGCTGCGCAGGCGGTTGCCCTCGATCCGGCAGTCGGTGAGCTGCGGATATTCCGGCGCACCATGAGTGAACACGAAGTGCACCGAGTCCGCCGTGTTCTCCATCATCAGTTGCGGATGGATATGCTCGCCCGGACGATCGACCACCGCTTGCGGGTAGCAGGGATAATAGTCAGCCTCGTTCGCGACGCCCTCAGGAAAATCGGCGAACAGGTCGGGCAATTCCCACCCGTCGCGCGGCCCCTCGCCGCTCGGATCGTGCCAAAGGAAAATCAGCCCGTGACGTTCGATCGCCGACCATTTGCGCAGCTTCGCTCCGGTCGGCTTGTCCTGATAGGGGATATTGGCATTGCTGCCGTCCTCGCGCCACGCCCAGCCATGATAGGGGCATATGATGCAATCCCCGCGAACCTTGCCACCATGCCCGAGATGAGCGCCCAGATGTTTGCAATGCGCATCCAGCACGCTCAGGCGGCCGTCAGCGCTGCGAAAGGCGACGAGGTCATGCGAGAAATAACGCAGGGGCACGGCTTGACCGGGAGCAATTTCACCGGACCATCCGATCTGGAACCAACCGGTGGGCTTCATGTTGAGCTTGAGCATCGCGGCCTCGATTTAATTCGAAAATCGAAATATCATGCGCGATGCGCGGTTTCACCTCTGCGTGCCGATCCACCATATATGCGATGGCGGCGGCCGGAGGGATCGGGCAGCGTGACCGGATGAGCGAGGACCTGCCCAAGACTGTCGCGCATTTGCAGGCCCGGCTTCCATCGGGTCCGATCGGGCGATTGCTGGCGTCGATCGGCAATCTGTCGACCTCGTTGGGCGCGATCCATGCCCGCTTCGCCCAGGACCATGGCCTCGGGCCTCGCGGGATCTGGATCATGAGCTGGATTTCGGAAGGTCAGGGCAATCCCGGCGCCATCGCCCGCGCGATGATCCTGCCGCCCAGCGTCATCTCGGGGGACCTCAACCGGCTGGTCGAGCAAGGACTGGTCGTCCGGCAACGGGGCGCAGCGGACGGCCGGCGGCTCGACTATAGCCTGACCGAAACGGGACAGGCATTGCTGGCGAAAGCGCATGCCCGCTATGTCGCGATCCTCCAGGACAAGTTCGCCGAATATCCGCCCGACCAGATCGATGCGCTGCTGCGTATTCTCTTCGAGATCAGCGGTCATGTCCGGTCGCATCTCGATGCCGCGGACGATTAAAGGCGGATCAGCCGCTTACCGATCCCCGCACCCTGCAGCATGTTGAGATAGGCGGCGGGGGCCTGTTCCAGATGATCGATGATCGTTTCGCGATGCACAATCGTGCCGCTTGCAATGCCGTCCGCCAGTTCGGCGCGAGCAGGTTCGAACAGCTCTGGGTGCTCGGCGGTTATGAACCCGCGCAATGTGAGCGCGCGATAGAGCAATGTCTTGAAGTGCCTGAGCGCCAATGGCGCCTCGTCATTATAGTGCGCCGCCAGTCCGCACAGCATGATCCGGCCGCCCTGCACCATGGCGAGCAACGCCGCATCGAGACTGGGACCGCCGACATTTTCGAACAGGATATCGATGCCGTTGGGTGCCGCCGCGGCGATCCGGCCCGCCAGATCGGGGTCGCGATGGTCGAGGCAGGCGTCAAACCCCAGTGTGTCGACGACATAGGCGCATTTGTCGGCGCCCCCGGCGGTGCCGACAACGCGCAGTCCGCGCGCCTTTCCAAGCTGGCCGACCACGCTTCCCACCGGGCCGCTGGCGGCCGAGACGAGCAGGGTTTCGCCCGCTGCAGGCTGAGCGAGGTGAAGCCCGACCCACGCGGTCATGCCCGAGCGGCCCAGCACCCCCAGCGCCAGCCGGGGCGGGTGGATCGCCGGGGAAATCACTTCGGCACGAGCGGCGGCAAGGCTTTGCACCGCTTGCCAACGTCCGATGGCCAGCACGGTATCGCCCACGGCATAGCCCGGCGCTCGCGATGAAATGACTTCGCCTACGATCCGGCCATGGATGGTACCGTCCGCCCATTCCGGAACTTCGCCCGCCCAGCTGCGCATCGCCCGCGCCAGATAGGGGTCGAGGGCGATGTATCGCGTACGGATGGTAATCTCGTTCTCGTCCGGCGCACGTGCCTCATCCGCGCCGAACGCGAAATCGTCCAGCGCCAGCGTTTCGCAGCGCCGACGCATGCGCCAGAAGCCGTTACTGCCCTGCATCGCCACCTCCCGCCCGGGACTTAACGCATCGATGCCGCATCGCCAGCCGGCATGGCATAGAGCGCACATACTTGCGCAATCGGCGCGCGACTTGAAACCTACACCTTGTCGGCTTTAGGGCTGTGAGCAACGTCGAGATACGCCCAGAGGAATTGGATTCCATGCCATCAGCCGTGATCGTCAGCGCAGCGCGCACCGCCGTCGCCACCGCCCGCAAGGGAACGCTCGCCAATACCAGCGCGGAGACATTGGCGCTGGCCGTGCTCAAGGAAGTCGTGGCGCGTTCGGGCGTCGCGCCGGACAGGGTAGACGATGTGATCCTTGCCGAATCGCTCTATGGCGGCGGTGCGGTCGCGCGGCATGCCGCTGTGGAGGCCGGCATGACAAAGGCCGGGGGGATGGCGCTCAACCGGCATTGCGCGGGGAGCCTGACTTCGGTCGGTCTTGCCGCAGCTCAGGTCATGTCGGGGATGGAAACATTCATCGTTGCGGGCGGGGTGATGTCGATCTCGACCGCGCCGAAGATGCAGCGCAGAGTGCCCGGTACGGAGGACGTCCAGGATTTCTGGATGCCGCCGACTCACCCGGACAGCCCGGAGGCACCCAATCTCGACATGTCGATCACGGTCGGCTGGAACACGGCCCGGGCGGCGGGGCTGACGCGCGAGGAACAGGATGCCTGGGCGGTCCGCTCGCACCAACGTGCGATTGCCGCGATCGACGCGGGATATTTCAACGAGCAGATCGTACCCGTCCAGGCATTGATGCCGGATGGCTCGACCGTGGAGTTCAAGGTCGATGAGCATCCCCGCCGCGATTCGACCATCGAGAAACTCGCCACGCTGAAAGTGCTGCATCCCGAAATCGAGGGCTTCTCGATTACCGCAGGCAATTCGAGCGGCGTCAATGATGCGGCATCGGCGATGATGGTGACCACCGACGCGGTTGCCGCGGCCCAAGGTCTCGGGGTGATGGCAAAGATTCGTGCCTGGACCTCGGTGGGCGTCGATCCGGCGAAGACCGGACTTGGCGTTCTCGATGTCATCCCCAAGCTGCTGTCGCGAGCCGGGGTGGATCAGTCCGACGTGGCGTTGTGGGAGATCAACGAGGCGTTCGCCTCGGTCCCGCTTGCGGCATCGCGGATGCTCGGCATTGATGACGAGATGATCAATATCTCGGGTAGCGGATGCTCCATTGGCCATCCGGTCGCGGCGTCGGGCGGGCGGATGCTGATCACGCTGATCCATGATCTCAAGCGTCGCGGCGGGGGGCTCGGTGTCGCGGCGATGTGTGCCGGCGGCGGTCAGGCGGGCGCCGTCCTCATCGAGGTCTGATCAGTCCCGGTACCGTGGATCGGCCCGGTCGAGCTGCCGCAGCAGCGCGGGCCATTCGCGACCGCCATCGGTCGAGACCTCCGCACTCCCCGTTTTCGGGGCGAATAGCTGCGCGGTGCGCTGCTGGCTTTCCGCGCTCGGCATGACCGGGGCGCCGCCCGCCAGCGCTGCTACCTGGATCTGGCACGCCGTCTCCAGCCGCTGCATCAGCAGGAACGCTTCCGGGATCGATCGGCCGACGGTCAGCAGTCCGTGATTGCGCAGGATCAGCGCGTCGTTGGCGCCGAGCGCAGCGATCAAACGGACCCGCTCGCCCTCGTCGATCGCCGGCCCTTCGAAATCATGATAGCCGGTGCGGCCGAGAAAGCGCAGCGCGGTCTGGCTGATCGGCATCAGCCCCTGCGGCATGCACGAAACCGCGACGCCCGCACGGGTGTGCGTATGAATGACCGCCTGCACATCGGGCCGGGCCGAATGCACTGCGCTGTGGATGACATAACCCGCCCGGTTTATCCCATAGTCCGTATCGCCCGCGTCGAGGACATTGCCCTCGATGTCGATCCGCACCAGTGAACTGGCGGTAATCTCTTCATACAGCAGCCCGAACGGGTTGATCAGCAGATCCTCGGTATCCGGGATGCGCGCCGTGATGTGATTGAAGATCAGATCCGTCATCCCGTAGCGCGCGATCAGGCGATAGCAGGCGGCAAGGGCGATCCGGGTGTCGCGTTCGATCGGGTTCATGCCCGATGTTTTGCGCCGATCCGCCCGAACCAACAATCGCGGATGGGATGCTTTCGTTTGAACCTTTCGCACGGGCATGGGCTGGGGCAATTTCGGCGGATGATCAGGATCTTTGGCGGGCCGACCCGCTATGTGCAGGGCCCAGGCGCCATCGGCGAACTCGGCACGCTTACGGAACGGCTGACAAAACGGCCTTTGCTGGTGGTCGATGCCGATGTGCTGCCCTTCGTCGAGGCGCAACTCTCGACCGCCTTTGCCGGGCGTCCCAGTATCACGCTCGCCTTTCGCGGCGAGGTCACTCACGCCGCCATCGACCTGCTGGTCGAACAGGCGGGCGACGCGGATTGCGTGATCGGGATCGGCGGGGGCAAGGGACTCGATGCGGCCAAGGGGGTCGCATTCAAGCTGGGCCTCCCATTCATTGCCGTGCCGTCGATCGCGTCCAACGACTCGCCCACGGGCCGCTCGATGGCGATCTATAATGACGAGCATGTGCTGGTCGCGATCGAGACGATCCCCGACAGTCCGTTGCTGGTCGTCACCGACACGCAATTGATCGCGAATGCGCCCGCACGCTTCCTGCGGACGGGCATGGGCGACGCGCTTGCCAAGAAGTTCGAGGCGGAGCGCGCGGTGGCCGATGGCGCGAGCAACTTCTTCGGAACACGCCAGTTGCGCACGGCATTGGCGATTGCCGATGCCTGTTATCAGACGCTGCGCGAACATGGCGTAGCGGCGATGGCGGCAGCCGAACGGCATGAGCCCGATGAGGCGTTCGAAGCGGTGGTCGAGGCGAATGTTCTGATGGCGGGGCTCGCCTGGGAGAGCGGCGGCCTGTCCTACGCCCATGCTGTCGTACGCGGGCTGGTCAAGGCGCGTGGCGCGGCCAGCGCACCGCATGGCGACCATGTCGGCTATGCGACGCTGGTTCAGCTTGCCATCGAGGGGCGCGATGACGGGTTTATCCTCGACGTGATCGGCTTCAACCGAAGCGTCGGTCTGCCTGCCTCGTTGGCGGAGCTGGACATGGGATCCCCGACGCCGGATGAAATCGCCGAAATCGCGCGGTTGACGACAATCGGGCCCAAGGGCGGCCGCATCATCGTGAATGCTGGCCCCGGCCAGATCGCAGACGCCATCAAGCGGGTCGAGCAACTGGCGACCCGGGAATCGTGACGGCATCGCTCTTTACGCCGTTCACCCTTCGCGGCGTTTCGATGCGCAATCGCATTGGCGTGTCGCCCATGTGCCAATATTCCGCAACCGACGGGCTGGCGAACGCCTGGCACCTCACCCATCTGGCCAGCCGCGCGGTCGGTGGCGCAGGACTGGTGGTCACCGAAGCCGCCGCGGTAACCCCGGAAGGCCGGATCAGCCCGGCCGATCTTGGCCTATGGTCCGATCGGCACATGGAAGCGTTGCGGCCCGTTGCCGCCGCGCTTGCAGCCGCCGGCGCAATCCCTGGAATCCAGCTCGCCCATTCAGGACGCAAGGGCAGCACTCAGGTGCCATGGCTTGGCCGCGAGGCGGTGCCGCTCGAAGCAGGGGGCTGGAGGGCCGGGAGTGCGACCGCGGCGCCGTTCTCGGCCAGGTCAGCGCCAACCTATGCGCTCGATACCCCGGCTATTGCGGCGATCGTCGATGGCTTTGGCGCAGCCGCGCGCCGGGCCGTTGCTGCAGGATTCCGCTGGGTCGAATGCCATTTCGCGCACGGCTATCTGGTCCATTCCTTCCTGTCCCCGCTCGTCAATGACCGCACCGACGACTATGGCGGCAGCTTCGAGGGACGGGCGCAGCTGGCATTGGAGATCGTCCGGGCCGTCCGCGCCGCGGTGCCTGACGATGTCCCGGTCGTGGTGCGGCTGTCCTGCGTCGACTGGACTCCCGGCGGCTGGACACTCGACGAATCGGTTCGCCTTGGCCGGCTGCTCGGTGAAGCCGGAGCCGACCTGATCGATTGTTCGAGCGGGTCCGCGATACCCGGTGATGCCCCGCCGGACGGGCCGGCGGTCCAGCGGGATTTCGCGCGCGTCATTCGGGCCCGGACGGATATGCCGACCGCAGCGGTGGGCGGAATTGTAACGGCTGAGGAAGCCGAGGCGCTCGTCGCGAATGGGTCCGCCGATATCGTCCTGCTCGCGCGCGCCATGCTTCGCGATCCCTATTGGGCGCTGCATGCGGCCCGAGCCTTGGGCGAAACGCCGTCATGGCCGCCACAATATGCGCGCGCGATGGGGACCGGATGACCGACGACATCACCGCAAGGCTCGGGCGGATCGAGGCGATCGAAGCGATTCGGCAACTGGCGTTCGGCTATGCACTGTGCGTCGATGCGCGCGATCTCGATGCGCTGGTCTCGCTCTATGTCGATGACGTTCGGGTGGGCGAGGGCAAGCAGGGACGACCGGCACTGCGCGAAACCTTCGACGCGGCATTGCGCCAGTTCACGACCAGCGCACACCATGTGACCAATCACCTGATCGAACTGCTCGGCCCCGACGACGCCATCGGGCTGGTGAGTTGCCGGATCGAGCATGAAGTCGGCCCCGATTGGGTGACGGCAAGCCTGCTCTATCATGACCGCTATGCGCGGCGGAACGGCATATGGTTGTTTCGCGGGCGGGTGCAGGCCCGGCTCTATGCGACGGCGCAGGACGATCCGCCGGTGGGGCCGGCCAAGATGCGTTGGCCGGGCGCGCCGGTTGCGGAAACCGGCTTCTACGACCCCTTGCCGTCCTGGGCCGAATATTGGGATGGTGGGACGCGAACGGCATGGAACGGAGAGGGAGCGGATCTGCTCGTTTCCCGCCTGCGGCGCGGCACCCGCCTGCCGCCGCCGCCGCGCTACATCTTCCGGGATCAGACGGAGGAATAGCCCCCATCCACCGGCAATACGACACCGGTGATGAAGCTCGCTTTGTCCGAACAGAGGAATGCCACCGCATCGGCAATATGGCGTGGCTCGCCCCAGCGGCGCATCGGCGTGCGGCCGATGACGCGCTCGCGCAGCGCAGGGTCGATCTGACGGTCGGTCAGCGGCGTGACGATCCAGCCCGGTGCGACGGCGTTCACGCGAATGCGCTGTTCGGCCCAGGCGATCGCAAGGCTCTTGGTCAGCAATGCAACGCCGCCCTTGCTCGCCGCATAGCCTGGCGCAGTACCGCTGCCGAAGAGGCTCATCATCGATGCGATGTTGACGATCGCGCCGCCGCGTACGGCCAGGGCCGGGCGAAACGCGCGGCAGCAGCGCATCGTACCGGTGAGGTTGACGTCCAGCACATGCTGAA
This genomic interval carries:
- a CDS encoding aromatic ring-hydroxylating oxygenase subunit alpha yields the protein MLKLSMKPTGWFQIGWSAQIAPGGVVPMRYFGADMVAFRDQAGDLAVMDAHCKHLGAHLGYGGKVKNGCVVCPYHGWMWDKDGRNAEIPYQDKPTGARLRTRHVIERHGLIFMWHDPAGGPPREGWELPDLFADFDLPGSEADYYPCYPQAVVDKPSEPIHPQLIQENAADSMHFRFTHGAPEDPELLWFETPGTRWRSRMGFKSAKTKQVAMTLHTLNMGPGLSFAAFEGRNPYRLILTATPVDDALSDLRVSYFLPRDPASPDVMPQAKRDFAHHTIELFEEDARIWRHQVFVQRPVFAKQDIAGYMALRKWGEQFYEAPEGTTPTRAVVEL
- a CDS encoding aromatic ring-hydroxylating oxygenase subunit alpha, producing MLKLNMKPTGWFQIGWSGEIAPGQAVPLRYFSHDLVAFRSADGRLSVLDAHCKHLGAHLGHGGKVRGDCIICPYHGWAWREDGSNANIPYQDKPTGAKLRKWSAIERHGLIFLWHDPSGEGPRDGWELPDLFADFPEGVANEADYYPCYPQAVVDRPGEHIHPQLMMENTADSVHFVFTHGAPEYPQLTDCRIEGNRLRSTMAFKSPKTGEFALFNRGIKPNVGLSFTFFDGDNVHYRLILTATPIDDETAHFRVSYFLPRDPASPDTMPLKLRDFAAHTAELFEEDARIWRHQIFVQRPVYAQQDIKGYTMLRNWSERFYEGEAGNSPTPFVETL
- a CDS encoding MarR family winged helix-turn-helix transcriptional regulator; this translates as MAAAGGIGQRDRMSEDLPKTVAHLQARLPSGPIGRLLASIGNLSTSLGAIHARFAQDHGLGPRGIWIMSWISEGQGNPGAIARAMILPPSVISGDLNRLVEQGLVVRQRGAADGRRLDYSLTETGQALLAKAHARYVAILQDKFAEYPPDQIDALLRILFEISGHVRSHLDAADD
- a CDS encoding NADP-dependent oxidoreductase, which produces MQGSNGFWRMRRRCETLALDDFAFGADEARAPDENEITIRTRYIALDPYLARAMRSWAGEVPEWADGTIHGRIVGEVISSRAPGYAVGDTVLAIGRWQAVQSLAAARAEVISPAIHPPRLALGVLGRSGMTAWVGLHLAQPAAGETLLVSAASGPVGSVVGQLGKARGLRVVGTAGGADKCAYVVDTLGFDACLDHRDPDLAGRIAAAAPNGIDILFENVGGPSLDAALLAMVQGGRIMLCGLAAHYNDEAPLALRHFKTLLYRALTLRGFITAEHPELFEPARAELADGIASGTIVHRETIIDHLEQAPAAYLNMLQGAGIGKRLIRL
- a CDS encoding thiolase family protein, whose translation is MPSAVIVSAARTAVATARKGTLANTSAETLALAVLKEVVARSGVAPDRVDDVILAESLYGGGAVARHAAVEAGMTKAGGMALNRHCAGSLTSVGLAAAQVMSGMETFIVAGGVMSISTAPKMQRRVPGTEDVQDFWMPPTHPDSPEAPNLDMSITVGWNTARAAGLTREEQDAWAVRSHQRAIAAIDAGYFNEQIVPVQALMPDGSTVEFKVDEHPRRDSTIEKLATLKVLHPEIEGFSITAGNSSGVNDAASAMMVTTDAVAAAQGLGVMAKIRAWTSVGVDPAKTGLGVLDVIPKLLSRAGVDQSDVALWEINEAFASVPLAASRMLGIDDEMINISGSGCSIGHPVAASGGRMLITLIHDLKRRGGGLGVAAMCAGGGQAGAVLIEV
- a CDS encoding class II aldolase/adducin family protein, giving the protein MPVRKVQTKASHPRLLVRADRRKTSGMNPIERDTRIALAACYRLIARYGMTDLIFNHITARIPDTEDLLINPFGLLYEEITASSLVRIDIEGNVLDAGDTDYGINRAGYVIHSAVHSARPDVQAVIHTHTRAGVAVSCMPQGLMPISQTALRFLGRTGYHDFEGPAIDEGERVRLIAALGANDALILRNHGLLTVGRSIPEAFLLMQRLETACQIQVAALAGGAPVMPSAESQQRTAQLFAPKTGSAEVSTDGGREWPALLRQLDRADPRYRD
- a CDS encoding glycerol dehydrogenase gives rise to the protein MIRIFGGPTRYVQGPGAIGELGTLTERLTKRPLLVVDADVLPFVEAQLSTAFAGRPSITLAFRGEVTHAAIDLLVEQAGDADCVIGIGGGKGLDAAKGVAFKLGLPFIAVPSIASNDSPTGRSMAIYNDEHVLVAIETIPDSPLLVVTDTQLIANAPARFLRTGMGDALAKKFEAERAVADGASNFFGTRQLRTALAIADACYQTLREHGVAAMAAAERHEPDEAFEAVVEANVLMAGLAWESGGLSYAHAVVRGLVKARGAASAPHGDHVGYATLVQLAIEGRDDGFILDVIGFNRSVGLPASLAELDMGSPTPDEIAEIARLTTIGPKGGRIIVNAGPGQIADAIKRVEQLATRES
- a CDS encoding NADH:flavin oxidoreductase/NADH oxidase, whose protein sequence is MTASLFTPFTLRGVSMRNRIGVSPMCQYSATDGLANAWHLTHLASRAVGGAGLVVTEAAAVTPEGRISPADLGLWSDRHMEALRPVAAALAAAGAIPGIQLAHSGRKGSTQVPWLGREAVPLEAGGWRAGSATAAPFSARSAPTYALDTPAIAAIVDGFGAAARRAVAAGFRWVECHFAHGYLVHSFLSPLVNDRTDDYGGSFEGRAQLALEIVRAVRAAVPDDVPVVVRLSCVDWTPGGWTLDESVRLGRLLGEAGADLIDCSSGSAIPGDAPPDGPAVQRDFARVIRARTDMPTAAVGGIVTAEEAEALVANGSADIVLLARAMLRDPYWALHAARALGETPSWPPQYARAMGTG
- a CDS encoding nuclear transport factor 2 family protein is translated as MTDDITARLGRIEAIEAIRQLAFGYALCVDARDLDALVSLYVDDVRVGEGKQGRPALRETFDAALRQFTTSAHHVTNHLIELLGPDDAIGLVSCRIEHEVGPDWVTASLLYHDRYARRNGIWLFRGRVQARLYATAQDDPPVGPAKMRWPGAPVAETGFYDPLPSWAEYWDGGTRTAWNGEGADLLVSRLRRGTRLPPPPRYIFRDQTEE
- a CDS encoding SDR family NAD(P)-dependent oxidoreductase, whose product is MDFTGKRAVVTGGIGGIGGAISQALHAAGAEVVATGYDQAEVDARAGEAGFAGIAMKPLDVSDDAAVRAFAEDTGGIDFLVNCAGTTARGHAAFEEEAFQHVLDVNLTGTMRCCRAFRPALAVRGGAIVNIASMMSLFGSGTAPGYAASKGGVALLTKSLAIAWAEQRIRVNAVAPGWIVTPLTDRQIDPALRERVIGRTPMRRWGEPRHIADAVAFLCSDKASFITGVVLPVDGGYSSV